One genomic segment of Pseudonocardia sp. T1-2H includes these proteins:
- a CDS encoding MBL fold metallo-hydrolase — protein MSAPDVTEVAPGVHRLALPLGIHGVPTVGAYLLRGSAGAGDVLVDCGIAAATTPDGDPGPDGTAAIEAALAACGRGLEDIALLVVTHAHIDHFGLAGEVVRRSGGELWMHRDTRLDLDKYSDPDEAVDQRMLMLADHGLYGPELAESSEGLRDWMPVMPSIGRPDRMLTGGERITAGDRSWEVVHTPGHSDGHVCLWSAADRVLCSGDHLLQVVSPPVTFERGFARDPMGAYLDSLERVEALAPDLVLPGHGPPFRDGARRAASIAGNKRRRLAQVRELVEERARTVTDITGTVFRQALSGAQRHFAMAEILAYLAHHETRGVLERVRRPDGVFVWRPADHEETGP, from the coding sequence GTGAGCGCCCCCGACGTCACCGAGGTGGCGCCGGGGGTGCACCGGCTCGCCCTGCCGCTCGGCATCCACGGCGTCCCGACGGTCGGGGCGTACCTGCTGCGCGGGTCCGCCGGCGCCGGTGACGTGCTGGTGGACTGCGGGATCGCGGCCGCCACGACCCCCGACGGGGACCCGGGCCCGGACGGCACGGCCGCGATCGAGGCGGCGCTCGCCGCCTGCGGCCGGGGGTTGGAGGACATCGCGCTGCTCGTCGTCACCCACGCCCACATCGACCACTTCGGCCTGGCCGGCGAGGTCGTGCGGCGCAGCGGCGGCGAGCTCTGGATGCACCGCGACACCCGGCTGGACCTCGACAAGTACTCCGACCCCGACGAGGCGGTGGACCAGCGGATGCTGATGCTCGCCGACCACGGCCTCTACGGCCCCGAGCTCGCCGAGAGCTCCGAGGGGCTGCGGGACTGGATGCCCGTCATGCCGTCGATCGGCCGGCCCGACCGGATGCTCACCGGTGGGGAACGGATCACCGCGGGGGACCGGAGCTGGGAGGTCGTGCACACGCCCGGCCACTCCGACGGGCACGTCTGCCTCTGGTCCGCGGCCGATCGCGTGCTGTGCTCCGGGGACCACCTGCTGCAGGTCGTGTCCCCGCCGGTGACGTTCGAGCGCGGCTTCGCCCGGGACCCCATGGGCGCCTACCTGGACTCGCTGGAGCGGGTCGAGGCGCTGGCGCCGGACCTCGTCCTGCCCGGGCACGGCCCGCCCTTCCGCGACGGGGCCCGCCGCGCGGCGTCCATCGCCGGGAACAAGCGGCGCCGGCTGGCGCAGGTCCGGGAACTCGTCGAGGAGCGGGCGCGCACGGTCACCGACATCACCGGGACGGTGTTCCGGCAGGCTCTCTCCGGCGCCCAGCGACACTTCGCGATGGCCGAGATCCTGGCCTACCTCGCCCACCACGAGACCCGAGGCGTCCTGGAGCGCGTCCGCCGCCCGGACGGGGTCTTCGTCTGGCGCCCCGCCGACCACGAGGAGACCGGTCCATGA
- a CDS encoding MFS transporter has translation MSDQIIEPPGSGEPTAHAKTPKKAAASGWIGSALEYYDFFIYAQAAALVFPLIFFPSNNPQVAIVASFATFGVGYVARPIGAFVLGHWGDTHGRKNVLVLCMLLMGASTFLVALLPTYAVAGVWAPILLVALRLIQGFAVGGEISGASAMILEHAPFGRRGYFGSFTLQGVQAGQIIAAAVFLPLSAVMSTDAFTTWGWRIPFLLSALVVVAGYVIRRRVDETPAFQEEAEHGEIPAAPIVQAVKENGIDMVRVACMALMNAIPTAVTVFGATFATNAGYGVGLTSTNYLWISVAGNVVAVLLIPFVGNLSDKIGRRPVFIVGCLGSGALGYAYLYYVAQANFAMAFLFAILMWGIVYQGYNAVFPAFYQELFPTKTRVTAFAVSQNIGTLITAFLPTIYAALVGPTPSACVVDKKFAPDVVLPSGETCRAAADAIETDVVWTVGSITFGLAIIAAIACFTARETFRVHLNDLGNKNAVPVPADEYTRLRASV, from the coding sequence GTGAGCGACCAGATCATCGAGCCGCCCGGCTCGGGAGAGCCGACAGCGCACGCCAAGACGCCGAAGAAGGCCGCGGCGAGCGGCTGGATCGGCAGCGCGCTGGAGTACTACGACTTCTTCATCTACGCCCAGGCAGCCGCACTGGTCTTCCCCCTCATCTTCTTCCCGTCGAACAACCCGCAGGTCGCCATCGTGGCGTCGTTCGCGACGTTCGGCGTCGGCTACGTCGCGCGCCCCATCGGCGCCTTCGTGCTGGGGCACTGGGGGGACACGCACGGTCGCAAGAACGTGCTGGTGCTGTGCATGCTGCTGATGGGCGCCTCGACGTTCCTCGTCGCGCTGCTGCCCACCTACGCGGTGGCCGGGGTGTGGGCGCCGATCCTGCTCGTGGCGCTGCGGCTGATCCAGGGTTTCGCGGTCGGCGGGGAGATCTCCGGGGCGAGCGCGATGATCCTCGAGCACGCGCCGTTCGGACGGCGCGGCTACTTCGGCAGCTTCACGCTGCAGGGCGTGCAGGCCGGCCAGATCATCGCTGCCGCGGTGTTCCTCCCACTGTCCGCCGTCATGTCGACCGACGCGTTCACCACCTGGGGCTGGCGGATCCCGTTCCTGCTCAGCGCGCTGGTCGTCGTGGCGGGCTACGTCATCCGGCGCCGGGTCGACGAGACCCCGGCGTTCCAGGAGGAGGCCGAGCACGGGGAGATCCCGGCGGCCCCGATCGTCCAGGCCGTGAAGGAGAACGGCATCGACATGGTGCGCGTGGCCTGCATGGCCCTGATGAACGCCATCCCGACGGCGGTGACCGTCTTCGGCGCCACCTTCGCGACCAACGCGGGCTACGGCGTCGGGCTGACGTCCACGAACTACCTCTGGATCTCGGTGGCCGGCAACGTGGTCGCCGTGCTCCTGATCCCGTTCGTGGGCAACCTGTCGGACAAGATCGGGCGCCGGCCGGTCTTCATCGTCGGCTGCCTCGGGTCGGGTGCGCTCGGCTACGCCTACCTGTACTACGTCGCCCAGGCGAACTTCGCCATGGCGTTCCTGTTCGCGATCCTGATGTGGGGCATCGTCTACCAGGGCTACAACGCCGTGTTCCCGGCGTTCTACCAGGAGCTCTTCCCGACCAAGACCCGGGTGACCGCGTTCGCCGTGTCGCAGAACATCGGCACGCTGATCACCGCGTTCCTGCCGACGATCTACGCCGCCCTCGTCGGACCCACGCCGAGCGCGTGCGTCGTGGACAAGAAGTTCGCCCCGGACGTCGTCCTGCCCTCCGGCGAGACCTGCCGGGCGGCGGCCGACGCGATCGAGACCGACGTCGTCTGGACCGTCGGGAGCATCACGTTCGGGCTGGCGATCATCGCGGCGATCGCGTGCTTCACCGCCCGGGAGACCTTCCGGGTGCACCTCAACGACCTCGGCAACAAGAACGCGGTCCCGGTGCCCGCCGACGAGTACACCCGGTTGCGGGCCTCGGTCTGA
- a CDS encoding shikimate dehydrogenase family protein produces MISGTTTLIAHIGYPTFAFKAPLIYNPWFEKNDIDAVVVPMGVKAEDYRETLPRLFALTNIRGALVTMPHKVVTCELVDELSPVAVVAGAANAVLRREDGTLLGDQFDGAGFVRGVERKGFALAGKRVLVVGNGGVGSPIAASLAGAGVGEIGLFDPNTSASEALAGRLADQYPGITVTVGSKDPDGYDLVVNATPLGMNDGDPLPCDVDRIAPTTFVGEVVMKQTITPFLAAAQAKGCPIQVGSDMLFEMIPAYLEFFGFGTATPEELRAVSQIKA; encoded by the coding sequence GTGATCAGCGGAACCACGACCCTGATCGCCCACATCGGCTATCCCACGTTCGCGTTCAAAGCGCCGCTCATCTACAACCCGTGGTTCGAGAAGAACGACATCGACGCCGTGGTGGTGCCGATGGGGGTGAAGGCGGAGGACTACCGCGAGACGCTGCCCCGGCTGTTCGCCCTGACGAACATCCGCGGCGCGCTGGTGACGATGCCGCACAAGGTGGTCACCTGCGAGCTGGTCGACGAGCTGAGCCCGGTCGCGGTGGTGGCCGGGGCGGCGAACGCGGTCCTGCGCCGGGAGGACGGCACGCTGCTCGGCGACCAGTTCGACGGCGCCGGTTTCGTCCGCGGCGTGGAACGCAAGGGGTTCGCCCTCGCCGGGAAGCGGGTGCTCGTCGTGGGGAACGGCGGGGTGGGGTCGCCGATCGCCGCGTCGCTCGCGGGGGCCGGCGTCGGCGAGATCGGCCTGTTCGACCCGAACACCTCCGCGTCGGAGGCGCTCGCCGGCCGGCTCGCCGACCAGTACCCGGGCATCACCGTCACCGTCGGCTCGAAGGACCCGGACGGCTACGACCTCGTCGTCAACGCCACGCCGCTCGGGATGAACGACGGCGACCCGCTGCCGTGCGACGTCGACCGGATCGCCCCGACGACCTTCGTCGGGGAGGTCGTGATGAAGCAGACGATCACGCCGTTCCTCGCGGCCGCACAGGCCAAGGGCTGCCCCATCCAGGTCGGCTCGGACATGCTGTTCGAGATGATCCCGGCCTACCTCGAGTTCTTCGGGTTCGGCACGGCGACGCCCGAGGAGCTCCGCGCGGTCTCGCAGATCAAGGCCTGA
- a CDS encoding sugar phosphate isomerase/epimerase and 4-hydroxyphenylpyruvate domain-containing protein: MCLSGTLEDKLAAAAKAGFDGVEIFEPDLVASPWSPAEVRSRCADLGLAIELYQPFRDFDAVPPEVLATNLRRAERKFDVMEQLGTDLVLVCSSVSPDAVDDDDLAAEQLRTLAERAAARGMRVSYEALAWGRFVNTFERSWDIVRKADHPALGLCLDSFHILSRGSDPAGIRDVPADKLFFLQLADAPYLSMDVLQWSRHHRLFPGQGAFDLPDFLTHVLAAGYRGPLSLEVFNDVFRQADPLRAAVDAHRSLLALQEATRAHAPTAVLADPVLPPIPVLSGNAFTEIAVDADAAPAVADTLAALGLGHVAQHRSKPVQLWRHGAARILLNTSADPGAAVAAIGVETADPAGYAARAEALFAPLLPRVHGAGEADLPAVEAADGTAIFFCHSGSEPSSWLSDFAPTGEGDPEGTITHVDHVALTQPYDHFDEAALFYRSVLGLQTQHSSEIAAPFGLVRNRTVADPAQTVRIGLSVSVLRRGEEWGPRVSDPQHVAFASTDVLAAARAVRAAGAALVDVPDNYYDDLDARLAPPPDLLADLRKTGVLFDRDAHGEFLHFYTAVLGGRVFFEVVQRIGGYAGYGEANSPVRMAAHRRQRLRSAGSPR; the protein is encoded by the coding sequence TTCCGGGACTTCGACGCCGTCCCGCCCGAGGTCCTGGCGACCAACCTGCGGCGGGCCGAGCGCAAGTTCGACGTCATGGAGCAGCTGGGCACGGACCTCGTGCTGGTCTGCTCGTCGGTCTCCCCCGACGCCGTCGACGACGACGACCTGGCCGCCGAACAGCTCCGGACGCTCGCCGAACGGGCCGCCGCGCGCGGGATGCGCGTGTCCTACGAGGCGCTGGCCTGGGGCCGGTTCGTCAACACCTTCGAGCGCTCGTGGGACATCGTCCGGAAGGCGGACCATCCCGCGCTCGGCCTGTGCCTCGACAGCTTCCACATCCTCTCCCGCGGGTCCGACCCCGCGGGGATCCGGGACGTCCCCGCCGACAAGCTGTTCTTCCTGCAGCTCGCCGACGCCCCCTACCTGTCCATGGACGTCCTGCAGTGGAGCCGCCACCACCGGCTCTTCCCCGGCCAGGGCGCCTTCGACCTGCCGGACTTCCTCACCCACGTGCTCGCCGCCGGCTACCGGGGGCCGCTGTCGCTGGAGGTGTTCAACGACGTCTTCCGGCAGGCCGATCCGCTGCGCGCCGCCGTCGACGCGCACCGGTCCCTGCTCGCCCTGCAGGAGGCCACCCGTGCCCACGCCCCGACCGCCGTGCTCGCGGACCCGGTGCTGCCCCCGATCCCCGTGCTGTCCGGGAACGCCTTCACCGAGATCGCGGTCGACGCGGACGCCGCTCCCGCGGTCGCGGACACGCTCGCCGCGCTGGGCCTCGGGCACGTCGCGCAGCACCGGAGCAAGCCCGTGCAGCTGTGGCGGCACGGGGCGGCGCGGATCCTGCTGAACACGTCCGCGGACCCGGGCGCGGCCGTGGCCGCGATCGGCGTCGAGACCGCGGACCCCGCCGGGTACGCCGCCCGGGCCGAGGCGCTGTTCGCGCCCCTGCTCCCCCGGGTGCACGGCGCGGGCGAGGCGGACCTCCCGGCCGTCGAGGCCGCGGACGGGACGGCGATCTTCTTCTGCCACAGCGGGAGCGAACCGTCGAGCTGGCTCTCCGACTTCGCGCCCACCGGCGAGGGGGATCCGGAGGGGACGATCACCCACGTCGACCACGTCGCCCTGACCCAGCCCTACGACCACTTCGACGAGGCCGCGCTCTTCTACCGCTCGGTGCTCGGCCTGCAGACCCAGCACAGCTCCGAGATCGCGGCGCCGTTCGGCCTGGTCCGGAACCGGACGGTCGCGGATCCGGCGCAGACGGTGCGGATCGGGCTGAGCGTGTCCGTCCTGCGCCGGGGCGAGGAGTGGGGCCCGCGGGTGAGCGATCCCCAGCACGTCGCGTTCGCCTCGACGGACGTCCTGGCCGCGGCCAGGGCCGTGCGGGCCGCGGGAGCAGCGCTCGTGGACGTCCCCGACAACTACTACGACGACCTCGACGCCCGGCTCGCCCCGCCGCCGGACCTGCTCGCGGACCTCCGCAAGACGGGCGTGCTGTTCGACCGCGACGCCCACGGCGAGTTCCTGCACTTCTACACCGCCGTGCTGGGCGGGCGGGTGTTCTTCGAGGTCGTCCAGCGGATCGGCGGGTACGCCGGCTACGGCGAGGCCAACTCGCCGGTCCGGATGGCGGCCCACAGACGGCAGCGCCTCCGTTCGGCGGGGAGCCCGCGATGA
- a CDS encoding Gfo/Idh/MocA family protein translates to MTVRIAVAGAGLIGRRHIEEVDASRSAELASIVDPGPAGPELASKYDVALYGSLTEMFAADRPDGVILATPNRLHVDGGLECVAAGVPVIVEKPVGDSVEGATRLVEAGVAAGVPVLTGHHRQHSPIMRKAREIVASGVLGRIVAVTGTAMFYKPDDYFDVGGGWRREPGGGPILLNLIHEVNNLQSLVGDVVRVQAVTSNATRGFPVEDTAAMIFTFAGGALGTFLLSDTAGSARSWEQTSQENTDYPTYPDEDAYHIAGTDGSLSIPTMRLRTFPGKRSWYEPYEDSVVEVERSDPLANQVAHFAAVIRGEAEPIVSGRDGLTTLRVVDAVLQAAQTGRPTDV, encoded by the coding sequence TTGACGGTCCGGATCGCCGTCGCGGGGGCCGGGCTGATCGGCCGGCGACACATCGAGGAGGTCGACGCGAGCAGGTCCGCCGAGCTGGCGTCGATCGTCGATCCCGGGCCCGCGGGGCCCGAGCTGGCGAGCAAGTACGACGTCGCGCTGTACGGCTCGCTCACGGAGATGTTCGCCGCGGACCGGCCGGACGGGGTCATCCTCGCGACGCCGAACCGGCTACACGTCGACGGCGGGCTGGAATGTGTCGCGGCGGGCGTGCCGGTGATCGTCGAGAAACCGGTCGGGGACTCCGTCGAGGGGGCCACCCGGCTCGTCGAGGCCGGGGTGGCGGCGGGGGTGCCCGTGCTGACCGGCCACCATCGGCAGCACAGCCCGATCATGCGGAAGGCGCGCGAGATCGTCGCGAGCGGGGTGCTCGGCCGGATCGTCGCCGTCACCGGGACCGCGATGTTCTACAAACCGGACGACTACTTCGACGTCGGCGGCGGATGGCGCCGCGAGCCCGGCGGCGGGCCGATCCTGCTCAACCTCATCCACGAGGTGAACAACCTGCAGTCCCTCGTCGGGGACGTCGTCCGCGTGCAGGCGGTGACGTCGAACGCGACCCGCGGGTTCCCGGTCGAGGACACGGCCGCGATGATCTTCACCTTCGCCGGCGGCGCGCTGGGCACCTTCCTGCTGTCGGACACCGCAGGCTCGGCCCGGAGCTGGGAACAGACGTCGCAGGAGAACACGGACTACCCGACCTACCCAGACGAGGACGCCTACCACATCGCCGGGACGGACGGCTCGCTGTCGATCCCGACGATGCGGTTGCGGACGTTCCCGGGGAAGCGCAGCTGGTACGAGCCGTACGAGGACTCCGTCGTCGAGGTGGAGCGCAGCGACCCGCTGGCGAACCAGGTCGCGCACTTCGCCGCGGTCATCCGGGGCGAGGCCGAGCCGATCGTCAGCGGCCGGGACGGCCTCACGACGCTGCGAGTGGTGGACGCGGTCCTGCAGGCGGCGCAGACCGGCCGGCCGACCGACGTGTAG
- a CDS encoding DUF3043 domain-containing protein, with product MTGRRRTSRTRKPVRTARPVPPERPRSPGPANTAAAAATAAGPVDADLQPRDRGPVRALVRDLVDARRRLVGLFAPVFGLVLITTFGPASDLQHQLWLGGLAALAVIAVDALLLGRAVTAAARAEFPDARVSAPATTWYAFMRAHRPRNTRRPAPRVRPGS from the coding sequence ATGACGGGCCGGCGGCGGACGTCCCGGACCCGGAAGCCCGTTCGCACCGCGCGGCCGGTCCCGCCCGAACGCCCGCGGTCGCCGGGCCCGGCGAACACCGCGGCGGCCGCCGCGACGGCCGCCGGGCCGGTCGACGCGGACCTGCAGCCGCGGGACCGGGGCCCCGTCCGCGCCCTCGTCCGGGACCTCGTCGACGCCCGGCGCCGGCTGGTCGGGCTCTTCGCACCCGTGTTCGGCCTGGTCCTCATCACGACGTTCGGCCCGGCGTCCGACCTGCAGCACCAGCTGTGGCTGGGCGGCCTCGCGGCCCTCGCGGTGATCGCCGTCGACGCCCTGCTGCTCGGCCGGGCGGTCACCGCGGCGGCGCGTGCGGAGTTCCCGGACGCCCGGGTCAGCGCGCCCGCGACGACCTGGTACGCGTTCATGCGCGCCCACCGGCCGCGGAACACCCGCCGCCCCGCTCCCCGGGTCCGCCCGGGCTCCTGA
- a CDS encoding NAD(P)/FAD-dependent oxidoreductase: protein MTTSEQQRHRVVVVGGGFGGLNAVRSLAHADVDVTVVDRANHHLFQPLLYQVAAGILPPGLIAPALRSVIKKQRNARALLAEVTDLDLENRVVRAEGPDNHSVELPYDTLVVAGGATHSYFGRNEFARYAPGMKTIEDARYLRDRILVAFETAELCTDPEERAEWLTFVVIGAGPTGVELVGQVAELAHKVLPQDYRSVDTREARILLLEGAGTVLGPFDEKLRRYTHERLEKMGVEIKLNTLATDMDDSSVTVKGPDGADTIRTRTRIWAAGVQASPLAAQLAAHAGLETDRAGRIPVNPDCTLPGHPEVFAVGDMVSLNKLPGVAQPAMQEGKYVGKVIKARLAGDERVEPFEYFDKGSMATIGHRSAVADAFGMKFTGVIGYTMWGFIHVLYLIGWGNRLGTLYTWARALTFSNNRGHRIITFRQAAEPPPDEDCRPAETAARPVDLRQPQAMHFPHSPQHDPGLRRQEGT from the coding sequence ATGACCACCAGCGAGCAGCAACGGCACCGGGTAGTCGTGGTCGGCGGCGGGTTCGGCGGGCTGAACGCGGTCCGCTCCCTGGCCCACGCCGACGTCGACGTGACCGTCGTGGACCGGGCCAACCACCATCTCTTCCAGCCGCTGCTCTACCAGGTGGCGGCCGGCATCCTGCCGCCCGGACTGATCGCTCCGGCGCTGCGCAGCGTGATCAAGAAGCAACGGAACGCGCGGGCGTTGCTGGCCGAGGTCACCGACCTCGATCTGGAGAACAGGGTCGTCCGCGCGGAGGGCCCCGACAACCACTCCGTCGAGCTGCCGTACGACACCCTCGTCGTGGCCGGCGGCGCCACGCACTCCTACTTCGGCCGGAACGAGTTCGCCCGGTACGCGCCCGGTATGAAGACCATCGAGGACGCCCGCTACCTGCGGGACCGGATCCTCGTCGCCTTCGAGACGGCCGAGCTGTGCACCGACCCGGAGGAACGGGCCGAGTGGCTCACGTTCGTGGTGATCGGGGCCGGGCCCACCGGCGTCGAGCTCGTGGGGCAGGTGGCCGAACTGGCGCACAAGGTCCTGCCGCAGGACTACCGGTCCGTGGACACCCGCGAGGCCCGGATCCTGCTGCTGGAGGGCGCCGGGACCGTCCTCGGGCCCTTCGACGAGAAGCTCCGGCGCTACACCCACGAGCGGCTGGAGAAGATGGGTGTCGAGATCAAGCTGAACACCCTCGCGACGGACATGGACGACTCGTCGGTGACGGTGAAGGGACCCGACGGGGCGGACACCATCCGGACCCGGACCCGCATCTGGGCCGCGGGCGTGCAGGCGTCACCGCTGGCGGCGCAGCTCGCCGCCCACGCGGGGCTGGAGACGGACCGGGCCGGCCGGATCCCGGTGAACCCGGACTGCACGCTGCCCGGGCATCCGGAGGTGTTCGCCGTCGGGGACATGGTGTCGCTGAACAAGCTCCCGGGCGTCGCCCAGCCGGCGATGCAGGAGGGCAAGTACGTCGGCAAGGTGATCAAGGCCCGGCTGGCCGGCGACGAGCGCGTCGAGCCCTTCGAGTACTTCGACAAGGGAAGCATGGCGACGATCGGCCACCGCTCGGCGGTCGCGGACGCGTTCGGCATGAAGTTCACCGGGGTGATCGGCTACACGATGTGGGGCTTCATCCACGTCCTCTACCTGATCGGCTGGGGCAACCGCCTCGGTACGCTCTACACCTGGGCCCGCGCGCTCACGTTCTCGAACAACCGCGGCCACCGCATCATCACGTTCCGGCAGGCCGCCGAACCGCCGCCGGACGAGGACTGCCGTCCAGCGGAAACCGCCGCCCGGCCCGTTGACCTGCGCCAACCGCAGGCGATGCACTTCCCCCACAGCCCGCAGCACGATCCCGGGCTCCGCCGTCAGGAGGGCACGTGA
- a CDS encoding amidohydrolase family protein yields the protein MGLNGSQQAPAAAVTAPAAGAIDVHAHAMPLPLLERLAVRGLADLTGVSDGVVRLDPRVSGVGPRAPLPLARSQYDVDVRLSEMDAVGVERHAVSLPPFLFCSTADERRFAADIVAQGNDELAAYVADAPDRLLGLGSVPLGWPEAAGEARRALDDLGLAGIAIGSRGGGRDLDDPVNDDLWALLSERRTFVFLHPSGVPDPHRQADFWLPQLVGYPMETALSVARLVFGRVLERFPLNLCLAHGGGCLPALRGRLDMGWERKDVARTTRVKPSEFTDRLYYDTAVFDPTLLRRLVEDVGAGHVLLGTDHPFELGDRAPLDTVRGLGLDRASTRAILWDNAAGLLGLHVAP from the coding sequence ATGGGGCTCAACGGTTCACAGCAGGCACCGGCCGCGGCGGTCACGGCCCCGGCGGCCGGTGCGATCGACGTCCACGCGCACGCCATGCCGCTGCCGCTGCTCGAGCGCCTCGCCGTGCGCGGCCTGGCGGACCTGACCGGGGTGTCGGACGGCGTCGTGCGGCTGGATCCGCGGGTGAGCGGGGTCGGGCCGCGGGCACCGCTGCCGCTGGCCCGGTCCCAGTACGACGTCGACGTCCGGCTCTCGGAGATGGACGCGGTCGGGGTGGAACGGCACGCGGTGTCGTTGCCGCCCTTCCTCTTCTGCTCCACGGCGGACGAGCGGCGCTTCGCCGCCGACATCGTGGCGCAGGGCAACGACGAGCTCGCCGCGTACGTCGCGGACGCCCCGGACCGGCTGCTGGGCCTGGGCTCGGTCCCGCTGGGCTGGCCGGAGGCCGCCGGCGAGGCCCGCCGGGCGCTGGACGACCTCGGCCTCGCCGGCATCGCGATCGGCAGCCGCGGCGGCGGCCGGGACCTCGACGACCCCGTCAACGACGACCTCTGGGCGCTGCTGTCCGAGCGCCGCACCTTCGTGTTCCTGCACCCCAGCGGCGTCCCGGACCCGCACCGGCAGGCCGACTTCTGGCTCCCGCAGCTCGTCGGGTACCCCATGGAGACCGCGCTCTCGGTGGCCCGCCTGGTCTTCGGCCGGGTCCTCGAACGGTTCCCGCTGAACCTGTGCCTCGCGCACGGCGGCGGCTGCCTACCGGCGCTGCGCGGGCGCCTGGACATGGGTTGGGAGCGCAAGGACGTCGCCCGCACGACCCGGGTGAAGCCGAGCGAGTTCACCGACCGGCTCTACTACGACACCGCGGTGTTCGACCCCACGCTGCTGCGGCGCCTCGTGGAGGACGTCGGCGCGGGGCACGTGCTGCTCGGGACGGACCATCCCTTCGAGCTCGGGGACCGGGCGCCCCTGGACACGGTGCGCGGCCTCGGCCTGGACCGGGCGTCGACGCGGGCGATCCTGTGGGACAACGCGGCCGGGCTGCTGGGGTTGCACGTCGCGCCCTGA
- the aroQ gene encoding type II 3-dehydroquinate dehydratase, translating to MASVLVLNGPNLNLLGTRKPEVYGRTTLADVEEMCREEGGKLGLEVEFRQSNHEGQLVDWVHEFGAEVKAGRSIGAVFNPGAFTHTSAALHDAIEGASLPVIELHISNVHAREEWRHHSFISPVARGIVVGFGVLGYVLALQGLAQLAQEG from the coding sequence ATGGCGTCCGTCCTGGTGCTCAACGGCCCCAACCTCAACCTGCTCGGCACGCGCAAGCCCGAGGTGTACGGCCGCACCACCCTGGCCGACGTCGAGGAGATGTGCCGGGAGGAGGGCGGCAAGCTCGGCCTCGAGGTCGAGTTCCGCCAGTCCAACCACGAGGGGCAGCTGGTCGACTGGGTGCACGAGTTCGGGGCCGAGGTGAAGGCGGGGCGGTCGATCGGCGCCGTCTTCAACCCCGGCGCCTTCACCCACACCTCGGCGGCGCTGCACGACGCGATCGAGGGCGCCAGCCTGCCGGTGATCGAGCTGCACATCTCCAACGTGCACGCCCGCGAGGAGTGGCGGCACCACTCCTTCATCTCCCCGGTCGCCCGCGGCATCGTCGTCGGGTTCGGCGTCCTCGGCTACGTCCTGGCCCTGCAGGGCCTGGCGCAGCTGGCCCAGGAGGGCTGA
- a CDS encoding DODA-type extradiol aromatic ring-opening family dioxygenase, with protein sequence MRRPLQRALHELLPGELPADLHRGGEKNWGPTEEWLPIDKVWIPGHEGLANHIARYTLDHGFDPAFSHQLELDHGIMTVYYELDNEMKLPLVPIVQNCAVPPLMPVRRAYEFGKQLGDAIRSYTGLQRVAVIGAGGLSHFIGNPRVGDIVEDHDRWFLERLERGEVEQILDMPDSEIELAGNGNHEMRSWLAVAGAVAPLTSTTLAYEPVHPWITGMGVAHWETIGTQAATTQNEEEPA encoded by the coding sequence GTGCGTCGTCCTCTCCAACGAGCACTTCACGAACTTCTTCCTGGAGAACTTCCCGCAGATCTGCATCGGGGTGGGGAGAAGAACTGGGGCCCGACGGAGGAGTGGCTGCCGATCGACAAGGTGTGGATCCCCGGCCACGAGGGCCTGGCGAACCACATCGCGCGCTACACCCTCGACCACGGCTTCGATCCCGCGTTCTCCCACCAGCTCGAGCTCGACCACGGGATCATGACCGTCTACTACGAGCTGGACAACGAGATGAAGCTGCCGCTCGTGCCGATCGTGCAGAACTGCGCGGTCCCGCCGCTCATGCCGGTGCGCCGCGCCTACGAGTTCGGCAAGCAGCTCGGGGACGCGATCCGCTCCTACACCGGGCTGCAGCGCGTCGCGGTGATCGGGGCCGGCGGCCTGTCGCACTTCATCGGCAACCCCCGGGTCGGCGACATCGTCGAGGACCACGACCGGTGGTTCCTCGAACGGCTGGAGCGCGGCGAGGTCGAGCAGATCCTCGACATGCCGGACAGCGAGATCGAGCTGGCGGGCAACGGGAACCACGAGATGCGCAGCTGGCTCGCGGTCGCGGGGGCGGTGGCGCCGCTGACGTCGACGACGCTCGCCTACGAGCCCGTCCACCCGTGGATCACGGGCATGGGCGTCGCACACTGGGAGACCATCGGAACCCAGGCAGCAACCACGCAGAACGAGGAGGAGCCGGCATGA